One Alkalicoccus halolimnae DNA segment encodes these proteins:
- the hflX gene encoding GTPase HflX, producing the protein MKHSTQERVLLVGVRSEKMTEESFQYRLEELQALAETAGGTAVGSVTQVMSQPRTGTYIGKGKLEELAAAVEELEVDLVIFNDELTPSQLRNITDTLEAAVIDRTQLILDIFAQRANSKEGKLQVELAQMSYTLPRLRGQGHVLSRLGGGIGTRGPGETKLETDQRHIRDRMTDLRRQLDQVARHRVQYRERRKQNQAYQVALIGYTNAGKSTILNKLSEADVLMEDKLFATLDPTTKKLKLPSGFDMLLTDTVGFIQQLPTTLVAAFRSTLEEVKEADYLLHVVDASHPDAYNHEESVNNLLKELDAFHIPRLTVYNKRDRIHGDFVASASSGNSLLISANEPEDLKDLMHRLQEAVIASFSPYVSRFAAAEAKWYYRLKSETIVTKELFKEEDETYEVRGYASPSSSIYHELEK; encoded by the coding sequence ATGAAGCACAGCACACAGGAAAGAGTACTTCTGGTGGGAGTCCGCTCCGAAAAAATGACAGAAGAATCTTTTCAGTACAGACTGGAAGAACTGCAGGCACTGGCGGAAACGGCAGGAGGGACGGCAGTAGGCTCTGTTACCCAGGTGATGAGCCAGCCTCGAACCGGTACTTATATAGGAAAAGGAAAGCTGGAAGAACTTGCTGCAGCAGTGGAAGAACTGGAAGTTGACCTGGTTATCTTTAATGATGAATTGACTCCTTCCCAGCTCAGAAATATAACGGATACATTGGAGGCTGCAGTAATCGACCGGACCCAGTTGATTCTTGATATTTTTGCCCAGCGTGCCAACTCAAAGGAAGGTAAACTGCAGGTGGAACTGGCACAGATGAGTTATACCCTTCCAAGGCTGCGGGGTCAGGGACATGTTCTTTCAAGGCTTGGCGGCGGTATTGGGACACGGGGCCCCGGGGAAACCAAACTTGAAACAGATCAGCGTCATATAAGAGACAGGATGACGGATCTCCGCAGGCAGCTGGATCAGGTGGCAAGACACAGAGTCCAGTACCGGGAGCGACGTAAGCAGAATCAGGCGTACCAGGTTGCTTTGATTGGCTATACGAATGCCGGAAAATCAACAATACTGAACAAACTTTCAGAAGCGGATGTTCTTATGGAGGATAAATTGTTTGCTACACTCGATCCGACGACAAAAAAACTGAAACTGCCTTCAGGATTTGATATGCTCCTTACAGATACTGTCGGATTTATTCAACAGCTCCCCACTACGCTTGTAGCTGCTTTCCGATCTACTCTTGAAGAGGTCAAAGAAGCAGACTATCTGCTGCATGTAGTCGATGCTTCGCATCCTGATGCGTATAATCACGAAGAATCAGTAAATAATCTGCTCAAAGAACTAGACGCTTTTCACATACCGCGGCTGACGGTGTATAATAAACGTGATAGAATACACGGAGACTTTGTCGCCTCTGCTTCTTCAGGAAATTCCCTGCTTATAAGCGCCAACGAACCCGAAGATTTAAAAGATTTGATGCATAGACTTCAGGAAGCTGTAATAGCAAGTTTCAGTCCGTATGTTTCCCGATTTGCAGCAGCTGAGGCAAAATGGTACTACCGGCTGAAAAGTGAAACGATAGTTACGAAAGAATTATTCAAAGAAGAAGATGAAACATACGAAGTGCGGGGCTACGCTTCACCTTCGTCCTCCATATATCATGAACTGGAAAAGTAA
- the hfq gene encoding RNA chaperone Hfq: protein MKQQPVNIQDQFLNQLRKENIPVTVFLLNGFQLRGQVKSFDNFTVVLDTDGKQQLVYKHAISTFSPQRNVQLQQEKPS from the coding sequence ATGAAACAGCAGCCCGTAAATATTCAGGATCAATTCCTCAACCAGCTGCGAAAAGAAAACATTCCGGTCACTGTTTTCCTTTTGAACGGATTCCAGCTTCGCGGCCAAGTGAAAAGCTTTGATAATTTTACCGTTGTCCTCGATACAGATGGGAAGCAGCAGCTAGTTTACAAACATGCGATTTCCACCTTTTCCCCACAGCGAAACGTCCAGCTGCAGCAGGAAAAACCTTCTTAA
- the miaA gene encoding tRNA (adenosine(37)-N6)-dimethylallyltransferase MiaA, whose protein sequence is MKQPLVVVAGPTAVGKTAAAINLAEKLNGEIISGDSMQVYRGMDIGTAKVTPAERKKVPHHLIDILSPDTPFSAADFKTRAEEAVKSIRDRGKLPIVAGGTGMYIQSLIYDYSFQHTKEDEAYRLILEEAAEEKGAEYLHNMLEEKDPEAAASVHFNNVRRVIRALEIIHVTGQPLHKEQEEKKISPYNVTLIGLTMDRDQLYGRINKRVDSMIDSGLAAEVKKLVDQGYEHSAAMRAIGYKEMIPHIKGDTSLEEAAANLKQNSRRYAKRQLTWFRNKLPVSWFDMTEEREERLSNIEEFVAGIYPSVEK, encoded by the coding sequence ATGAAACAGCCGCTTGTCGTTGTAGCAGGGCCTACAGCAGTCGGTAAAACAGCTGCAGCAATCAATCTGGCTGAAAAACTAAATGGAGAAATAATCAGCGGCGATTCCATGCAGGTGTATAGAGGCATGGATATTGGAACAGCTAAAGTTACGCCTGCTGAACGAAAAAAAGTGCCTCATCATCTTATAGATATATTAAGTCCGGATACCCCTTTTTCTGCTGCTGATTTTAAAACCCGTGCAGAAGAAGCAGTTAAATCTATCCGTGACCGCGGGAAACTGCCTATTGTGGCAGGAGGTACCGGTATGTATATTCAAAGCCTCATTTATGATTATTCTTTCCAACATACTAAAGAAGATGAAGCCTACAGGCTGATCCTTGAAGAAGCGGCAGAAGAAAAGGGTGCTGAATATCTGCATAATATGCTTGAAGAAAAAGACCCGGAAGCGGCTGCTTCTGTTCATTTTAATAATGTTAGAAGAGTTATCAGAGCACTGGAAATTATTCACGTCACTGGTCAGCCTCTTCATAAAGAGCAAGAAGAAAAGAAAATCAGCCCGTATAATGTCACGTTGATTGGCTTAACGATGGACCGGGATCAGCTTTATGGACGGATTAACAAACGAGTGGACAGCATGATAGATTCAGGACTGGCAGCTGAAGTGAAAAAGCTTGTAGATCAGGGATACGAACATTCAGCAGCGATGAGAGCTATCGGATATAAAGAGATGATTCCTCATATCAAAGGAGATACTTCATTGGAGGAGGCAGCTGCCAACTTAAAACAGAATTCCCGGCGATATGCCAAACGCCAGTTAACGTGGTTTCGAAATAAACTGCCTGTCTCCTGGTTTGATATGACAGAGGAAAGGGAAGAAAGATTAAGTAATATAGAGGAATTCGTTGCAGGAATTTATCCTTCAGTAGAGAAGTAA
- a CDS encoding class I SAM-dependent methyltransferase: MTGVESIAVVTTAGKHAEQLSPYAEKLASENGFVCIPRNKKSINYLLQEYGKPLLVVSKTKLELYTTVDEAPFFYHPNAASLRFKQLLKTGRDPLISEADVKPGDQIVDATMGLGADSLLLAWAAGSKGEVTGVESSRLISLIVREGLRSYSMPVPEMKTAAARITVENTKSEDYLSLLDTDSVDTVLFDPMFTGAVSGSSGLSAMRPLVNNNGLSGYLLEEACRVARKKVLLKDYSRSIIFKKYGFTLASRASANYQIGYIDTKERTI; this comes from the coding sequence TTGACAGGGGTCGAAAGCATCGCAGTTGTTACTACAGCTGGTAAGCATGCTGAGCAGCTGAGCCCGTATGCAGAAAAACTGGCTTCCGAAAATGGCTTTGTGTGCATTCCACGTAATAAAAAGTCAATCAATTACCTGCTCCAGGAGTATGGCAAACCCCTGCTTGTCGTCAGTAAAACGAAACTGGAGCTGTATACGACAGTTGATGAAGCTCCATTTTTCTACCATCCTAACGCAGCATCGCTGAGATTTAAACAGCTTCTTAAAACCGGCAGGGACCCGCTTATTTCTGAAGCTGATGTAAAACCAGGGGATCAAATTGTCGATGCTACAATGGGTCTTGGAGCTGACAGTCTTCTCTTAGCCTGGGCCGCGGGCTCAAAAGGGGAAGTAACTGGAGTTGAAAGCAGCCGGTTAATTTCATTAATTGTCCGCGAAGGCCTCCGTTCTTATTCTATGCCTGTACCGGAAATGAAAACAGCCGCTGCGAGAATAACAGTTGAAAATACAAAATCGGAAGACTATCTGTCACTTTTAGATACCGACAGTGTGGATACCGTATTATTCGATCCAATGTTTACCGGTGCAGTTTCAGGATCTTCCGGATTATCTGCAATGAGGCCTCTGGTGAACAATAACGGGTTAAGCGGTTATCTCCTGGAAGAAGCATGCAGGGTCGCCCGTAAAAAAGTTCTTCTGAAAGACTACAGCCGAAGTATAATCTTCAAAAAATATGGATTTACCTTAGCATCACGTGCTTCGGCTAATTATCAAATCGGCTATATTGATACAAAGGAGAGAACAATATGA
- the mutL gene encoding DNA mismatch repair endonuclease MutL, which yields MGRIIKLNEQLSNKIAAGEVVERPASVVKELVENAVDAGSSRIRVDVFEGGLSSIRVMDDGEGILEEDREAAFFRHATSKIKTDRDLFRIGTLGFRGEALPSIASVAEVTLTTSGDGRTGEKIIVKGGQVKTRTSAPPRKGTEIIVEDLFFNTPARLKYLKTIHTELGHISDILNRMALARPDIAFELYNEGRTMLKTSGRNDLLQVLYSIYGKTAAGEMKVLKASSADFQIKGYAASPSEVRSSRSYMTMILNGRYIKNHALVKAVLSGYNTLLPIGKFPIVCLHISLNPQLVDVNVHPSKMEVRLSKEKALQELVTETVRNVWRNEQLIPSMQEPKSKTKIPKPEQVPFSFPAASEQGVQTFKAYNAEEKQGNQEEDFLSEGNLSSAVSEKETAGAPQEIKEDNPSFHEAPSNNEKKEEQDLPYLYPIGQLHGTYILAQNETGFYMIDQHAAQERINYEYFAEKLSSPAKELKELLIPLTLDVTSAEAVLLEEYRSELEKVGLFIEAFGKNSFLIRAYPSWFPADEEKETILEMVEQIKESQKVDIAALRDDAAALMACKGAIKANHHLRHEDMEALIKEWRKCREPYTCPHGRPVMIHYTIYELEKMFKRVMN from the coding sequence ATGGGCCGGATCATTAAACTTAACGAACAGCTGTCCAATAAAATAGCAGCAGGAGAAGTGGTGGAACGCCCTGCTTCTGTTGTAAAAGAATTAGTCGAAAACGCTGTAGATGCCGGAAGCAGCAGGATTCGAGTGGACGTTTTTGAAGGCGGGTTATCGAGTATCCGCGTAATGGATGATGGGGAAGGTATTCTTGAAGAAGACAGAGAAGCCGCTTTTTTCCGTCATGCTACGAGCAAAATTAAAACGGACAGAGACCTGTTTCGAATCGGAACGCTCGGATTCCGTGGAGAGGCCCTGCCGAGTATCGCTTCTGTAGCAGAAGTGACGCTTACAACTTCCGGTGATGGAAGAACAGGTGAAAAAATAATCGTCAAAGGCGGTCAGGTGAAAACCCGTACTTCCGCCCCGCCCCGGAAAGGGACGGAAATAATAGTCGAAGATCTGTTTTTTAATACGCCAGCCAGGCTGAAATATTTAAAAACGATTCATACGGAACTGGGCCATATAAGCGATATTCTCAACCGGATGGCACTGGCACGGCCCGACATTGCATTTGAATTGTATAATGAAGGCCGGACAATGTTAAAAACGAGCGGCCGCAATGATCTCCTGCAGGTATTGTACAGTATATATGGAAAAACTGCCGCCGGAGAAATGAAAGTTCTGAAAGCCTCTTCCGCTGATTTTCAAATAAAAGGTTACGCAGCCTCGCCATCCGAGGTCCGCTCCAGCAGATCGTATATGACAATGATCCTTAACGGACGCTATATTAAAAATCATGCGCTCGTAAAAGCTGTTCTTTCCGGATATAATACGCTTCTGCCAATCGGGAAATTTCCTATTGTCTGTCTGCATATCTCTTTGAATCCGCAGCTGGTGGACGTGAACGTGCACCCTTCCAAGATGGAAGTTAGATTAAGCAAAGAAAAGGCGCTTCAGGAACTCGTGACTGAAACAGTGCGTAATGTATGGAGGAACGAGCAGCTGATTCCGTCCATGCAGGAGCCGAAATCAAAAACAAAGATCCCAAAACCTGAGCAGGTTCCCTTCTCCTTTCCTGCTGCATCTGAGCAAGGTGTACAGACTTTTAAAGCATACAACGCTGAAGAGAAACAAGGAAATCAGGAAGAAGATTTTCTTTCTGAGGGCAATTTAAGCTCTGCTGTATCAGAAAAAGAAACTGCCGGCGCTCCTCAGGAAATTAAAGAAGACAATCCGTCTTTCCACGAGGCTCCTTCTAATAACGAAAAAAAAGAGGAGCAGGACCTTCCTTATTTATATCCGATTGGACAGCTTCACGGCACGTACATCCTGGCACAGAATGAAACGGGCTTTTATATGATCGACCAGCACGCAGCACAGGAGAGGATTAATTACGAATATTTTGCAGAAAAGCTTTCCAGTCCTGCTAAAGAACTGAAAGAACTGCTCATTCCTTTAACGTTGGATGTTACATCTGCAGAAGCGGTACTTCTGGAAGAATATCGGTCAGAACTGGAAAAAGTAGGATTATTTATTGAAGCTTTTGGAAAAAATTCTTTCCTTATTCGAGCTTATCCGAGCTGGTTTCCAGCCGATGAGGAAAAAGAAACGATTTTAGAAATGGTCGAACAAATAAAAGAGAGTCAGAAAGTTGATATTGCGGCCCTTCGCGATGATGCTGCTGCGTTGATGGCCTGTAAGGGAGCGATCAAGGCTAATCACCACCTCCGGCATGAAGACATGGAGGCATTGATCAAAGAGTGGCGAAAATGCAGAGAACCTTACACATGTCCACACGGGCGGCCGGTAATGATTCACTACACAATCTATGAACTTGAAAAAATGTTTAAAAGAGTAATGAATTGA
- the mutS gene encoding DNA mismatch repair protein MutS gives MTQITPMMKQYEQIKAEYEDAFLFFRLGDFYELFHSDALEAARELEITLTKRGKGEQAIPMCGVPHHSSEQYISQLIEKGYKVAICEQTEDPAAAKGVVRREVVQVITPGTVMNGKALHEKNNQYVVGLRKDFDTYTVSAADMTTGEIFVTGVEEEILALEEALSYDPKEIVVDEGLSDGMDLKISSRTSVPLTILEGTSSFKNYENLLQDIPGDQMKDGAAQLLDYFSETTKRVLDHLQKAAYYEADQFLSIDSYSRRNLEITETMRDRKKAGSLLHVLDKTETAMGARRLKRWLERPAVHHETAEERQSLTSSFIDHFLERETVREQLRGVYDLERLSGRIAFGNVNGKDLIQLKKSLQQLPYLYETLHVLNNDYAEKLLSSLTTPEPLVELLENSIREDCPVSITEGNLIKDGYHSTLDEYRHAMKYGKDWIAELEAKEKKATGIKTLKVGFNKVFGYYIEVSRANLKNLPEGRYERKQTLTNAERYVTEELKEKETIILEAEEKGSKLEYELFLQVREEVKNYIRTLQSAAKAVSTIDVLQSFAVTAEANHYVKPEFTDKKHIELENSRHPVVEAMIDAGDYVANDLFMHEEREMLLITGPNMAGKSTYMRQLALIVVMAQAGSFVPADKAVLPLFDHIFTRIGAADDLSQGQSTFMVEMLETKQAVDRATSRSLILLDEIGRGTSTYDGMALAQAVIEYIHDDIRAMTLFSTHYHELTRLGTELKRMRNVHVSAKEENGTLTFLHKVVEGAADKSYGIHVAKLADLPDKLIQRAGEILEGLEKEAGHRQESISRNEEPYQQLSLFPEEAEHPVLNELKETDLLHLTPLEAMQILDKLQRKLK, from the coding sequence ATGACGCAGATCACACCGATGATGAAACAGTATGAACAAATTAAAGCGGAGTATGAAGATGCTTTTTTGTTTTTCCGCCTTGGGGATTTTTACGAGCTGTTTCACAGTGATGCTTTGGAAGCCGCCAGAGAACTTGAAATTACCTTAACTAAACGCGGGAAAGGCGAACAGGCAATTCCTATGTGCGGGGTGCCTCATCATTCGTCGGAGCAGTACATTTCCCAGCTTATAGAAAAAGGGTATAAAGTAGCGATATGTGAGCAGACGGAAGATCCGGCAGCGGCTAAAGGAGTTGTAAGAAGAGAAGTGGTACAGGTTATAACTCCGGGAACAGTTATGAATGGAAAAGCTCTTCATGAAAAGAATAACCAGTATGTTGTCGGATTACGGAAAGATTTTGATACTTATACGGTAAGTGCAGCCGATATGACAACCGGAGAAATATTTGTTACCGGGGTCGAAGAGGAAATTTTAGCGTTAGAAGAGGCGCTTTCCTATGATCCTAAAGAAATAGTTGTTGATGAAGGGCTTAGTGATGGAATGGACTTAAAAATTTCTTCAAGAACTTCCGTCCCTTTGACCATTCTGGAAGGAACGTCTTCTTTCAAAAATTACGAAAATCTCCTTCAGGACATCCCGGGAGATCAGATGAAAGACGGCGCCGCCCAGCTTCTGGATTATTTCAGCGAGACTACAAAACGGGTTTTGGACCATCTTCAAAAAGCAGCCTATTATGAAGCAGATCAGTTTTTATCGATAGACAGTTATTCGAGGCGTAACCTTGAAATAACCGAAACGATGAGAGACCGAAAAAAAGCTGGTTCCCTGCTCCACGTTCTTGATAAAACAGAAACAGCGATGGGAGCGAGAAGGTTGAAAAGGTGGCTGGAGAGACCCGCTGTGCATCATGAAACAGCAGAAGAAAGGCAGAGTCTGACTTCCTCCTTTATCGATCACTTTCTGGAGCGGGAAACTGTAAGAGAACAGCTTCGGGGTGTGTATGACCTGGAAAGACTGAGTGGAAGAATTGCTTTCGGTAACGTTAACGGAAAAGATTTAATTCAGCTGAAAAAATCTTTGCAGCAGCTCCCTTATCTTTATGAAACGCTGCACGTATTAAATAATGATTATGCAGAGAAGCTTCTTTCCTCGTTAACCACTCCTGAGCCATTAGTTGAACTGCTTGAAAACAGCATCCGGGAAGATTGTCCGGTATCAATTACAGAAGGAAACCTGATTAAAGATGGATATCATAGTACGCTTGACGAATATCGTCATGCCATGAAATACGGGAAAGACTGGATTGCTGAACTGGAAGCGAAAGAAAAAAAAGCTACCGGCATCAAAACATTGAAAGTGGGCTTCAATAAAGTTTTCGGGTACTATATTGAAGTTTCCAGAGCCAATCTGAAGAATCTCCCTGAAGGAAGGTACGAAAGAAAACAAACGCTGACCAATGCAGAACGCTATGTCACCGAAGAACTGAAAGAAAAAGAAACGATCATACTGGAAGCAGAAGAAAAAGGAAGCAAACTGGAATACGAGCTTTTCCTGCAGGTAAGAGAAGAAGTGAAAAATTATATACGTACTCTTCAGTCTGCGGCTAAAGCTGTAAGTACGATTGACGTGCTGCAAAGTTTCGCTGTTACTGCAGAAGCAAACCACTATGTGAAGCCTGAATTTACGGACAAAAAGCATATAGAGCTGGAAAACAGCCGGCACCCGGTGGTAGAAGCGATGATTGATGCCGGAGATTATGTTGCCAACGATTTATTCATGCATGAAGAACGGGAAATGCTTCTGATTACGGGGCCGAACATGGCGGGAAAGAGTACGTATATGAGGCAGCTTGCTCTTATTGTTGTTATGGCCCAGGCAGGCTCATTCGTTCCTGCTGATAAAGCTGTGCTTCCTCTGTTTGATCATATATTTACGAGAATAGGAGCTGCGGATGATTTGTCCCAGGGACAGAGTACTTTCATGGTCGAAATGCTTGAAACGAAGCAGGCGGTTGATAGAGCAACTTCCCGCAGCCTGATTCTTCTCGATGAAATAGGGAGAGGAACTTCCACCTACGACGGCATGGCTCTTGCTCAGGCTGTAATCGAATATATCCATGACGACATACGTGCGATGACGCTTTTCTCTACCCATTATCATGAACTTACGAGACTGGGGACAGAGCTTAAACGAATGAGAAACGTGCATGTCTCTGCGAAAGAAGAAAACGGCACTCTGACTTTTCTTCATAAAGTGGTGGAAGGAGCTGCAGATAAGAGCTACGGCATTCACGTTGCTAAGCTTGCTGATCTTCCGGATAAATTGATTCAAAGAGCAGGAGAAATTCTGGAAGGTCTTGAAAAAGAAGCCGGGCACAGGCAGGAATCAATATCCAGAAATGAAGAGCCTTACCAACAGCTTTCGCTGTTTCCGGAAGAAGCAGAACACCCGGTATTAAATGAATTAAAAGAAACGGATCTTCTGCACCTGACTCCGCTCGAAGCAATGCAGATTTTAGACAAACTGCAGCGGAAACTGAAGTAA
- a CDS encoding RicAFT regulatory complex protein RicA family protein, with product MAEYYTKQQIMEEARGLAHKISETEEVDFFKRAEGQINDHLKVQEIIGKIKSLQKEAVNLKHYDKSEALKATDEKIDALQDELDNIPLVQEFKQSQIEVNELLQMVSNTISNTVTQKIIESAEGDILKGTTSKNPFDHGC from the coding sequence ATGGCAGAATATTATACAAAGCAGCAGATTATGGAAGAAGCGCGCGGTCTCGCGCACAAAATATCAGAAACAGAAGAAGTTGATTTTTTCAAAAGGGCAGAAGGCCAGATTAACGATCACCTGAAAGTACAGGAAATTATCGGTAAAATTAAATCCCTTCAAAAAGAAGCAGTCAATTTAAAGCACTACGATAAGTCGGAAGCACTGAAAGCGACAGATGAGAAGATTGATGCCCTTCAGGATGAATTGGATAATATCCCTCTCGTCCAGGAATTTAAGCAGTCTCAGATCGAAGTAAATGAACTGCTTCAGATGGTCAGTAATACCATTTCCAATACTGTTACGCAGAAAATTATAGAGTCTGCAGAGGGAGACATTTTAAAAGGTACGACCTCAAAAAATCCATTCGATCATGGCTGCTAA
- the miaB gene encoding tRNA (N6-isopentenyl adenosine(37)-C2)-methylthiotransferase MiaB, which produces MNEEQRKQQTQADDAGHKKAVKDKDYSQYFETTYAPPSLKQAKKRGKEDIEIHYDFDVPEDMQKIGEGKKFLIRTYGCQMNEHDSENMAGILMRMGFESTAVTEEADVILINTCAIRENAENKVFGEIGHLKNLKRDNPGLVIGVCGCMSQEESVVNRILQKHQQVDLIFGTHNIHRLPELLKNAIFGKEMVIEVWSKEGDIIENMPRARKGKIQGWVNIMYGCDKFCTYCIVPYTRGKERSRRPEDIIEEVRHLARSGYKEITLLGQNVNAYGKDLVDVNYGLGDLMDEIRKIDIPRVRFTTSHPRDFDDHLIEVLAKGGNLVEHIHLPVQSGNNQVLKLMARKYTRESYVELAAKIKQAIPHASFTTDIIVGFPNETEEQFEDTMSLVREMEYDSAFTYIYSPREGTPAANMQDNVPHEVKKERLARLNALVNDLSAEKNKSYAGQTMEVLVEGESKKNPDVLSGRTRTNRLVNFRGPKTSIGEIVYVKITDAKTWSLNGELVETAEVNN; this is translated from the coding sequence ATGAATGAAGAACAGCGTAAACAGCAGACACAGGCGGACGATGCTGGTCATAAAAAAGCTGTAAAGGATAAAGATTACTCACAGTATTTCGAAACGACTTATGCCCCGCCCAGCTTAAAGCAGGCGAAAAAACGGGGGAAAGAAGATATAGAAATTCATTACGATTTTGATGTCCCGGAAGACATGCAGAAAATTGGAGAAGGGAAAAAATTCCTCATACGTACATATGGATGCCAGATGAATGAACATGATTCAGAAAATATGGCAGGTATCCTTATGAGAATGGGTTTTGAATCTACGGCTGTAACAGAAGAAGCAGATGTGATTCTTATTAACACATGCGCTATACGTGAAAACGCCGAAAACAAAGTGTTCGGTGAAATCGGTCACCTGAAGAATTTAAAACGCGATAATCCTGGACTTGTCATCGGGGTGTGCGGATGTATGTCCCAGGAAGAATCTGTTGTTAACCGTATTCTGCAGAAGCATCAGCAGGTGGATCTTATTTTCGGTACACATAATATTCACCGTCTGCCTGAGCTGTTGAAAAACGCCATTTTCGGCAAAGAAATGGTTATCGAAGTGTGGTCGAAAGAAGGCGACATTATTGAAAACATGCCCCGGGCGAGAAAAGGCAAAATCCAGGGGTGGGTCAATATCATGTACGGCTGCGATAAGTTCTGCACGTACTGCATTGTTCCCTATACCCGCGGTAAAGAACGAAGCCGCCGGCCGGAAGATATTATTGAAGAAGTACGTCACCTGGCCCGCAGCGGGTACAAAGAAATAACGCTTCTTGGACAAAACGTCAATGCGTATGGAAAAGACCTTGTGGATGTTAATTACGGATTGGGAGATCTTATGGATGAAATTCGTAAAATTGATATTCCCCGCGTTCGATTTACAACGAGCCATCCCCGTGATTTCGATGACCACCTGATTGAAGTACTGGCCAAGGGCGGAAACCTAGTGGAACATATCCATCTCCCGGTACAAAGCGGGAACAATCAGGTATTAAAACTGATGGCACGGAAATACACAAGAGAATCGTACGTCGAACTCGCCGCTAAAATAAAACAGGCGATTCCCCATGCATCTTTTACTACAGATATTATCGTCGGCTTCCCGAATGAAACAGAAGAACAGTTTGAAGATACGATGTCTTTAGTAAGGGAAATGGAATACGACAGCGCGTTCACGTATATTTATTCTCCGCGGGAAGGGACGCCGGCTGCCAACATGCAGGATAATGTACCGCATGAGGTAAAGAAAGAGCGTCTTGCCCGGCTGAATGCCCTGGTTAATGATCTTTCGGCAGAAAAAAATAAATCCTACGCAGGACAGACAATGGAAGTACTGGTAGAAGGAGAAAGCAAAAAGAATCCAGATGTTTTAAGCGGCAGAACGAGAACAAACCGGCTCGTTAATTTCCGCGGTCCGAAAACGAGCATAGGCGAAATTGTCTATGTTAAAATAACAGATGCAAAAACCTGGTCTCTTAATGGAGAACTAGTAGAAACTGCAGAGGTGAATAATTAA
- a CDS encoding glycine C-acetyltransferase yields the protein MKGFEYIEEELQQMKEDGVFRSLVPIESDQGATVKIEGKELIQLSSNNYLGLTTHPRLKLEAVRATDEFGAGTGSVRTIAGTFTMHNEFEEQLAAFKHTEATLVLQSGFTANQAVLASLLTKEDVVISDELNHASIIDGIRLTKAARKIYKHVDMQSLEEALKAAQSYRKRLVVTDGVFSMDGNIAPLPEIVDLCEKYDALIMVDDAHASGVLGRNGRGTVDHFDLNGRVHIQVGTLSKAVGVLGGYIASTQAVRDYLIHKGRPFLFSTSHPPAVTAACMEAVKVLKEEPELIERLWDNTRYFKEGLKKIGFDIGRSETPITPVIVGDEAKSHELSDKLREYGVFAQGIAFPTVAKGQARVRTIVTAEHTTELLDKALAAFEKAGRELNII from the coding sequence ATGAAAGGTTTTGAATATATCGAAGAAGAACTGCAGCAAATGAAAGAAGACGGCGTGTTTCGAAGTCTCGTTCCAATTGAATCAGACCAGGGAGCTACAGTAAAAATAGAAGGGAAAGAGCTGATTCAGCTTTCATCCAATAATTATCTTGGACTGACTACGCATCCGCGGCTTAAGCTTGAAGCAGTAAGAGCGACAGATGAGTTTGGTGCAGGTACTGGATCGGTACGCACGATTGCTGGAACGTTCACAATGCATAATGAATTCGAAGAGCAGCTCGCTGCTTTTAAACATACAGAAGCAACGCTCGTGCTCCAGTCTGGATTTACGGCCAATCAGGCTGTACTTGCGTCTCTGTTAACGAAAGAAGACGTAGTAATATCCGATGAACTGAACCATGCTTCCATTATTGATGGGATTCGTTTGACGAAAGCAGCCCGGAAAATTTATAAACACGTCGACATGCAGAGTCTGGAAGAGGCATTAAAAGCTGCCCAAAGCTATAGAAAACGCCTTGTAGTAACAGACGGTGTTTTTTCAATGGATGGTAATATCGCTCCGCTTCCCGAAATAGTGGATCTTTGCGAAAAGTATGATGCTCTTATTATGGTTGATGATGCACATGCCAGCGGCGTGCTCGGCCGCAATGGACGAGGTACAGTGGATCATTTTGATCTAAACGGCCGCGTTCATATCCAGGTAGGTACTTTGAGTAAGGCGGTAGGCGTCCTGGGCGGGTATATAGCAAGCACACAGGCTGTAAGAGATTATTTGATTCATAAAGGACGTCCTTTTCTATTCAGCACTTCCCATCCGCCTGCTGTTACTGCCGCCTGTATGGAAGCAGTGAAAGTACTGAAGGAAGAACCGGAGCTGATTGAACGTCTCTGGGATAACACCCGTTATTTTAAAGAGGGATTAAAGAAAATCGGCTTCGATATTGGCAGAAGTGAGACTCCAATTACTCCGGTTATTGTTGGGGATGAAGCGAAATCTCATGAGCTTTCCGATAAGCTGAGAGAATATGGAGTGTTTGCTCAAGGAATTGCCTTCCCTACAGTAGCCAAAGGGCAGGCAAGGGTTCGTACGATCGTTACAGCAGAGCATACAACTGAGCTTCTTGATAAAGCTCTGGCAGCCTTTGAAAAAGCTGGAAGGGAACTTAATATCATCTAG